One region of Arthrobacter sp. StoSoilB22 genomic DNA includes:
- a CDS encoding SLC13 family permease, which translates to MRLAIIGLVLLVAGGVTVVTGVLPWQEVAVLADRVAPILGFVIAMTVVTELVSEAGAFQWIARHVRGWGRGRSVMLWLLLALFATLSTVFLSLDTTAVLLTPVVVTVARQAGLPVLPFALTTVWLANTASLLLPISNLTNLLAQHNLGGISPAQFAQLMWAPSLAAIVVPLAFVAVVFRRELRKTYALDSARPAPTTSSTAAPDKVLLLVSAIVLVLLLPALVSGVAIWIPAALAAAILAVTFAVRRPKVLKVALIPWSLLLFTCGLFLVVEATQYLGASVLLGQVAGQGNGFLELLRLAMTGALGSNVVNNLPAYLLAEPLAGTPTRMAALLVGVNAGPLITPWASLATLLWHDRLVRMNVLIKWRGYAVFGLMVAPLTIVAAIAALAVVGPGGVFG; encoded by the coding sequence ATGCGTCTGGCGATTATCGGGTTGGTCCTCCTTGTGGCTGGTGGGGTCACAGTGGTTACGGGTGTCCTGCCCTGGCAGGAGGTGGCAGTCCTTGCAGACCGGGTGGCACCCATCCTGGGTTTTGTCATTGCCATGACGGTGGTTACGGAACTTGTCAGTGAGGCCGGCGCCTTCCAGTGGATTGCCCGCCATGTGCGGGGGTGGGGGCGTGGACGCAGTGTCATGCTGTGGTTGCTGCTGGCGTTGTTTGCCACACTCAGTACCGTTTTCCTGTCACTGGATACGACGGCGGTGCTGCTCACCCCGGTGGTGGTCACCGTGGCCCGCCAGGCGGGCCTCCCCGTTCTGCCCTTCGCCCTGACCACGGTTTGGCTGGCCAACACTGCCAGCTTGTTGCTTCCCATCTCCAACCTGACCAACCTTTTGGCGCAGCACAATCTCGGTGGCATCAGCCCGGCACAGTTCGCGCAACTGATGTGGGCGCCCTCGCTCGCGGCAATTGTGGTGCCCTTGGCATTTGTTGCTGTGGTTTTCCGGCGGGAGCTTCGCAAAACCTACGCGCTCGATTCCGCCCGTCCGGCCCCGACCACCTCATCCACGGCAGCGCCGGACAAAGTCCTGCTCCTGGTCAGTGCGATCGTCCTGGTGTTGCTGTTGCCGGCGTTGGTATCCGGTGTCGCCATTTGGATTCCCGCCGCGTTGGCTGCCGCGATACTCGCCGTGACCTTCGCCGTCCGCCGACCCAAGGTGCTCAAGGTGGCCTTGATCCCGTGGTCCTTGCTGCTCTTTACCTGCGGCCTCTTCCTTGTAGTGGAAGCAACGCAATATCTTGGCGCATCAGTGCTGCTTGGCCAGGTGGCAGGGCAGGGGAACGGGTTCCTTGAGCTGCTGAGGCTGGCCATGACAGGCGCCCTTGGCTCAAACGTCGTCAACAACCTGCCGGCTTACCTTCTGGCCGAGCCACTGGCCGGAACTCCTACCAGGATGGCTGCGCTGTTGGTGGGGGTGAACGCGGGACCCCTGATCACTCCGTGGGCCTCTTTGGCCACCTTGCTATGGCACGACCGCTTGGTGCGGATGAATGTACTGATCAAGTGGAGGGGGTACGCGGTCTTCGGCCTGATGGTGGCGCCGCTGACAATAGTGGCGGCCATTGCGGCCCTCGCAGTTGTCGGCCCCGGAGGGGTGTTTGGTTAG
- a CDS encoding DM13 domain-containing protein — protein sequence MNRLQRMIRAHRILAVVAGVVVLSVVVVAAALFQPWRIFTSSSVYEALPAAPAPASAQAPASASAQAPAIPLPATPEAPVVLGSGTFQSQEHETTGTARLVRLADGSHLLRLEDMASSDGPDVKVWLSSLPAGGDWFKYRSGRYVDLGAVKATHGNHNYLLPPGTDITGLTSVVLWCDRFSVAFGSAPLI from the coding sequence ATGAACAGACTGCAGCGCATGATCCGGGCCCACAGGATCCTAGCGGTTGTGGCAGGGGTGGTGGTCCTTTCCGTAGTGGTTGTGGCGGCCGCCCTGTTCCAGCCGTGGCGCATCTTCACCAGCAGCAGCGTCTACGAAGCCCTGCCTGCCGCGCCCGCTCCCGCGAGCGCACAGGCTCCCGCTTCCGCGAGCGCACAGGCTCCCGCAATTCCCTTACCCGCAACTCCCGAGGCACCGGTGGTTCTTGGCTCGGGCACTTTCCAATCCCAAGAGCATGAGACCACAGGCACTGCCCGGTTGGTGAGACTTGCCGATGGCAGCCATCTGCTGCGGCTCGAGGACATGGCCAGCAGCGACGGCCCGGACGTCAAAGTCTGGTTGAGCAGCCTGCCGGCCGGCGGCGACTGGTTCAAATACCGGTCCGGCCGATACGTGGATCTCGGTGCGGTCAAAGCCACGCACGGCAATCACAACTACCTACTTCCGCCAGGAACGGACATCACGGGGCTGACATCCGTGGTGCTGTGGTGTGACCGCTTCAGCGTGGCATTCGGATCCGCGCCCCTCATCTGA
- a CDS encoding DUF1684 domain-containing protein: MAPDQKDYFEDDIPAMSAIDIADWRLRTFALYDKVRQLAATNPFDAHVFWRQERDLMFATHPASALTADMKASFSGLPTADYDSSFRRYAALSPEGAGQEMNVETGTDGLVPFVRIGTFDLPGLGSLAAWKLRSYGGGIFVPFRDATAGKDGGSYGAGRYLVDTVKGSFHGTRGSGADQEFVLDFNFAYNPSCAYNEAWACPLAGPANRLAAEVPVGEQYLG; the protein is encoded by the coding sequence ATGGCTCCTGACCAGAAGGACTATTTCGAAGACGACATTCCCGCCATGTCAGCTATTGATATTGCTGATTGGCGCCTGCGGACGTTCGCCCTCTACGACAAAGTGCGCCAGCTCGCGGCCACCAACCCGTTCGACGCCCACGTGTTTTGGCGGCAGGAACGGGACCTGATGTTCGCTACGCATCCGGCTTCAGCGCTCACCGCCGATATGAAGGCTTCCTTCTCCGGACTGCCAACAGCTGACTACGATTCCTCCTTCCGGAGGTACGCCGCCTTGTCACCCGAGGGAGCCGGCCAGGAAATGAACGTTGAGACGGGGACTGACGGGTTGGTGCCATTCGTCCGAATCGGCACTTTCGACCTCCCCGGGCTGGGCTCGTTGGCGGCCTGGAAGCTCAGGAGCTACGGGGGCGGGATCTTCGTGCCGTTCCGCGACGCCACTGCAGGCAAGGACGGCGGAAGCTACGGCGCCGGACGGTACTTGGTGGACACGGTCAAGGGTTCGTTCCATGGGACGCGGGGATCCGGCGCAGACCAAGAGTTTGTCCTGGACTTCAATTTCGCGTACAACCCATCTTGCGCCTACAACGAGGCCTGGGCGTGTCCGCTGGCGGGACCAGCAAACCGCCTGGCTGCCGAGGTCCCAGTGGGCGAACAGTATCTCGGCTAA
- a CDS encoding transglutaminase family protein, with protein MERNVAASLVFKTAANTKVAMAIAVANNRGYRSVNENLSITSGGAEVPFAELSDHHGGRFHYLEFSEPSEVTVDYRATVHGFGEPDTSSPMELIRYVRPSRYAESDRLLPTSYAEFGSLHGAELLHAVRNWVNGELRYVSGSSRGTDGAVETLLHRKGVCRDFAHLAIALLRSKDVPARLAAVYAPGLSPMDFHAVAEAHIDGAWHIIDPTGLAPRESMLRITAGRDSSDTAFLSTVGGSLTLKTLKVSASVNGELPVEDPRELISLR; from the coding sequence ATGGAACGCAATGTTGCTGCCTCACTCGTGTTCAAGACTGCAGCCAACACCAAGGTGGCCATGGCCATAGCCGTGGCCAATAATCGTGGTTACCGCTCTGTGAACGAAAACCTGTCCATCACCAGCGGTGGTGCCGAGGTCCCCTTTGCTGAACTCAGCGATCACCACGGCGGCCGCTTTCACTACCTGGAATTCAGCGAGCCGAGCGAGGTGACTGTGGACTACCGGGCAACGGTTCATGGCTTTGGGGAGCCGGATACATCCAGTCCGATGGAACTCATCAGGTACGTCAGGCCCAGCCGGTATGCGGAGTCGGACAGGCTGCTGCCTACCTCCTATGCCGAGTTTGGAAGCCTGCACGGTGCCGAGCTGCTCCATGCCGTCCGCAATTGGGTCAACGGGGAACTGCGTTACGTCAGTGGGTCCTCCCGGGGGACAGACGGCGCCGTGGAAACCCTGCTGCACCGCAAAGGTGTGTGCCGCGACTTCGCACACCTTGCCATTGCCCTCCTGCGGTCCAAGGATGTTCCCGCGCGGTTGGCGGCGGTGTACGCCCCCGGGCTAAGTCCCATGGATTTCCATGCTGTTGCGGAGGCGCACATCGACGGCGCCTGGCACATCATTGATCCCACTGGTCTCGCGCCCCGCGAATCCATGCTTCGCATCACCGCAGGCCGGGACTCCTCGGATACGGCCTTCCTGTCCACCGTGGGCGGCAGCCTGACCCTCAAAACGCTCAAGGTCAGCGCATCGGTCAACGGGGAGCTCCCGGTGGAGGACCCCCGGGAGCTCATCAGCTTGCGCTAG
- a CDS encoding fumarylacetoacetate hydrolase family protein, whose translation MTSPFSRRIARVRPVPIATATDQTLARQSPDEQFFVANDARDFDSAEGTQWTVVESPFPTSRANASSPARNGWEPGAVVSQDAFTFLAPSVPANVFGMAHNTGQPGRDLPPQAFHKAASSVIGPGEAIQLSSTVGYVDPEAELTVVVGRASRGLTLETARSAILGYTIGNDVSARDLQKSDELWISAKSQDTFTPAGPWIVTSLDDSNLEIGIVHNGKELQTASSADLGWKVDEIMVYLSSFITLQPGDLVLTGFPAECARIQPGDTVVCRVEGIGELHNPVTGASWEQQPA comes from the coding sequence ATGACTTCGCCTTTTTCCCGTCGCATCGCCCGAGTCCGGCCCGTTCCGATCGCAACTGCCACCGATCAAACTTTGGCCCGCCAGTCTCCTGACGAGCAGTTCTTTGTGGCCAACGACGCCCGGGATTTCGACTCGGCGGAAGGCACACAGTGGACTGTGGTGGAGTCCCCCTTCCCGACGTCGAGGGCCAATGCCAGCAGCCCGGCCAGAAACGGGTGGGAACCCGGGGCGGTGGTCAGCCAGGATGCGTTCACTTTTTTGGCCCCCTCGGTACCTGCAAACGTCTTCGGCATGGCGCACAACACCGGGCAGCCTGGCCGGGACCTGCCGCCACAGGCCTTCCACAAAGCAGCATCAAGCGTGATCGGACCGGGCGAAGCAATTCAGTTGAGCTCCACCGTTGGTTACGTGGACCCGGAGGCTGAACTGACGGTCGTCGTCGGCCGTGCCTCCCGAGGCCTGACCTTGGAAACAGCGAGGTCGGCAATTCTCGGATACACCATCGGTAACGACGTCTCCGCCCGCGACCTCCAGAAGTCCGACGAACTCTGGATCAGCGCCAAAAGCCAGGACACCTTCACTCCCGCAGGTCCGTGGATAGTCACCAGCCTGGATGACTCAAACCTGGAGATCGGGATTGTGCACAACGGCAAGGAGCTGCAGACTGCGAGTTCAGCGGACCTGGGCTGGAAAGTGGACGAAATCATGGTCTATCTGAGCTCATTCATAACGCTCCAGCCCGGCGACCTTGTGCTCACAGGGTTCCCCGCGGAGTGCGCACGAATCCAACCGGGAGACACCGTGGTGTGCCGCGTGGAAGGAATCGGCGAGCTTCACAACCCCGTGACAGGCGCTTCCTGGGAACAGCAGCCCGCATAG